The genomic interval GCGCCACAATCACATAATTGAGTTTGGATACCTTTCCAAGCGTAAGATGCTTTGCGCTGACGCTTTTTCATCTTTGATGTCTTTCTTTTTGGCTGTGCCATGTTGTGTTCCTTGTCTTAACTTTAAAAAATTAGTCAAAATTTAGATTATCTAAAATATTGTCAAAAGAGCCACCATTATCCGGTTTTGAGCATTGGCAACTCTCTTTATTGAGGTTCGCGCCACATCCTGAGCATAGTCCTTGGCAGTCATCACTGCACAGGTAGTGTTGCGG from Lentisphaera araneosa HTCC2155 carries:
- the rpmF gene encoding 50S ribosomal protein L32; its protein translation is MAQPKRKTSKMKKRQRKASYAWKGIQTQLCDCGA